The following are from one region of the Chloroflexota bacterium genome:
- a CDS encoding ABC transporter ATP-binding protein — translation MQAQATPGRQRERGAKMNTAALGRAIRYLLRYRKLTAIAYASLFVSTLAQLMVPQLVQSTIDVITNGVLAKTLLKLPASVQTVAAQRLGTSLDQMRLNQVNAETWLIAAGVGVLGFAIMRGLFAFSQAFNAERTSQSIAYDLRNELFAKIQRLSFSYHDQTQTGQLMIRATDDVDKVRMFIGQGLLMGMQALIFLVGTLVFLLLTNVQLTIAVLPTLPIAMILFMVFGAVSQPLFTQVQIRLSRLNTILQENLAGIKVVKAFVREASEQKKFNAAAADLIQQQLVVGRVFSFLFPFIFLIANLGQAAVLYFGSQQMLAGTLTLGEWQKFSLYLIFVFFPLGQLGFIISQMSQASASATRIFEILDTQNDVTDKPNARALPPIRGNVKFENVTFRYFGNSDPVLSKVNLEAAPGETVALLGATGSGKTTIINLLPRFYDVSEGRVLIDGDDVRDVKIDSLRSQIGIVLQDTTLFSGTVRDNIAFGRPDATMDQVIAAAQAAAAHDFIVEFPDGYDTMVGERGATLSGGQKQRVAIARALLLDPRILILDDSTSSVDLATEYRIQKALDQLMKGRTSFVIAQRISTVLNADQILVLDQGEIVARGKHEELMENSEIYAEIYNSQLVGDIAMDNPLAKVAAEVG, via the coding sequence ATGCAAGCACAAGCCACACCGGGTCGCCAACGCGAACGCGGCGCTAAAATGAATACCGCCGCGCTCGGTCGCGCGATTCGCTATTTGTTGCGCTACCGTAAGCTCACCGCGATCGCGTATGCCAGTCTCTTCGTCTCGACACTCGCGCAACTGATGGTTCCCCAACTCGTGCAAAGCACGATTGACGTCATCACGAACGGCGTTCTCGCGAAAACGCTTTTGAAACTGCCGGCGTCCGTCCAGACCGTCGCGGCGCAACGCCTCGGAACCTCGCTCGATCAAATGCGTCTCAATCAAGTCAACGCGGAAACCTGGCTCATCGCCGCGGGCGTCGGCGTGCTCGGCTTTGCGATCATGCGCGGACTGTTCGCGTTCTCGCAGGCGTTCAACGCCGAGCGCACATCGCAAAGCATCGCGTACGATCTCCGCAACGAACTGTTCGCGAAAATTCAGCGGCTTTCATTTTCGTATCACGATCAAACACAAACCGGACAATTGATGATTCGCGCGACCGACGATGTGGACAAAGTCCGCATGTTCATCGGGCAAGGTCTGCTGATGGGCATGCAGGCGCTCATCTTTTTGGTCGGCACACTCGTCTTTCTCTTGCTCACGAACGTTCAACTGACCATCGCCGTACTGCCGACGCTGCCCATCGCGATGATTTTGTTCATGGTGTTCGGCGCGGTCAGTCAACCGCTATTTACTCAAGTGCAGATTCGGCTGTCGCGGCTGAACACGATCCTGCAAGAAAATCTCGCGGGCATCAAGGTCGTCAAAGCGTTCGTGCGCGAAGCGAGCGAACAAAAGAAATTCAACGCCGCCGCCGCCGATTTAATCCAACAACAGCTCGTCGTCGGTCGCGTCTTTTCATTCCTGTTTCCGTTCATCTTTCTCATCGCGAACCTGGGACAAGCCGCGGTGCTGTACTTTGGCAGTCAGCAAATGCTCGCCGGCACGCTCACGCTGGGCGAGTGGCAAAAGTTTTCGCTCTACCTGATTTTCGTATTTTTCCCGCTCGGTCAACTCGGTTTCATCATCTCGCAAATGTCGCAAGCGTCCGCGTCCGCCACGCGCATTTTTGAAATTCTCGACACGCAGAACGACGTGACCGACAAACCAAACGCGCGCGCGCTGCCGCCGATTCGAGGCAATGTGAAATTCGAAAACGTGACCTTTCGTTATTTCGGCAACAGCGACCCCGTTTTATCCAAGGTCAATCTCGAAGCCGCGCCAGGCGAAACGGTCGCATTGCTCGGCGCGACCGGCAGCGGCAAAACGACGATCATCAACTTGTTGCCGCGCTTTTACGACGTGAGCGAAGGGCGCGTGTTGATTGACGGCGACGATGTGCGCGACGTCAAAATTGATTCGCTCCGTTCGCAGATCGGCATCGTATTGCAAGACACCACGCTCTTTAGCGGCACGGTTCGCGATAACATCGCGTTCGGTCGTCCCGACGCGACGATGGACCAAGTCATTGCGGCGGCGCAAGCCGCGGCGGCGCATGATTTCATCGTCGAGTTTCCCGATGGCTATGACACGATGGTCGGCGAACGCGGCGCGACGTTGAGCGGCGGACAAAAGCAACGCGTCGCGATTGCGCGCGCGCTTTTGCTCGATCCGCGCATTCTCATTCTCGACGATTCGACGAGTAGCGTAGACCTCGCGACCGAATATCGCATTCAAAAGGCGCTCGATCAATTGATGAAAGGTCGCACGAGTTTCGTCATCGCGCAACGCATCAGCACGGTCTTGAACGCGGATCAGATTCTCGTGCTCGATCAAGGCGAAATCGTCGCGCGCGGCAAGCATGAAGAATTGATGGAGAACAGCGAAATCTACGCCGAGATTTACAACTCGCAACTCGTCGGCGACATCGCGATGGACAATCCTCTCGCGAAGGTTGCGGCGGA
- a CDS encoding MarR family transcriptional regulator: MKTHAAFHAHEKAFAQLHAEWGVLDSRGIELMRLLNASARMFEVIADHYLQEHDLSVPRLRLLLWLYAADHHGNKEGLSPSRLSEFQHISKNTVSSLLDSLEKQGLVERALNPDDKRKFNIRISRTGRELLRKTLPAHGACLTHAVAGLTHEEQTALLKLLRKLRQTLAEQVVSHK; the protein is encoded by the coding sequence ATGAAAACACACGCGGCATTTCACGCGCACGAAAAAGCGTTCGCCCAACTTCACGCCGAATGGGGCGTGCTGGACTCGCGCGGCATCGAGTTGATGCGTTTGCTGAACGCGTCCGCCCGCATGTTCGAAGTCATCGCCGACCATTACCTACAGGAGCACGACTTGTCCGTGCCGCGTTTGCGCTTGTTGCTCTGGTTGTATGCCGCCGATCACCACGGCAACAAGGAAGGTCTCTCGCCAAGTCGCCTCAGCGAATTTCAACACATCAGCAAAAACACGGTCAGCTCCTTGCTCGACTCGTTGGAAAAACAGGGGCTGGTCGAACGCGCGTTGAACCCCGACGACAAACGCAAGTTCAATATTCGGATCTCGCGCACGGGACGCGAGTTGTTGCGTAAAACTCTGCCGGCGCACGGCGCATGTCTGACCCATGCCGTTGCGGGACTGACACACGAAGAGCAAACCGCGTTGCTCAAGTTGCTACGCAAACTTCGCCAAACCCTGGCAGAGCAAGTCGTCAGCCACAAATAA